A window of Castanea sativa cultivar Marrone di Chiusa Pesio chromosome 1, ASM4071231v1 contains these coding sequences:
- the LOC142610972 gene encoding uncharacterized protein LOC142610972 — protein MVNLLYKESVYQIVEKIKNEPYFRWPNKMSGDVTRQNQSLYCSYHRDCRHTIVDRRTRKEHLRQLKKAGYLGEFLLRDGSRPQDQKGGFTSSTSTLARGLIRVTHIARKQAKIVKAPSRVLAPYKDALVVTLRIGGFDVKRVMVDQESGAKIMYPDLYDGLGLTPKDLMKYDSPLVAFDGSIVVPAG, from the exons ATGGTTAACTTATTGTATAAAGAGTCTGTTTATCAAATTGTGGAAAAGATAAAGAATGAGCCATATTTTCGTTGGCCGAACAAGATGAGTGGGGATGTAACCAGACAGAATCAAAGCCTGTATTGTTCATATCATAGGGATTGCAGGCATACAATCGTAGATCGTCGAACTCGAAAGGAACACTTGCGTCAGCTTAAGAAGGCAGGGTACTTGGGGGAATTCTTATTACGGGATGGTTCCCGCCCACAAGACCAGAAAGGTGGGTTTACCTCAAGCACATCAACACTAGCTCGGGGACTTATAAGGGTAACACATATAGCCCGGAAGCAGGCGAAAATAGTTAAGGCACCATCTAGGGTGTTGGCC CCCTATAAAGACGCCTTGGTGGTGACATTGCGAATTGGGGGTTTTGACGTTAAAAGAGTCATGGTAGATCAAGAGAGCGGGGCAAAAATTATGTACCCAGATCTGTATGATGGGTTAGGACTTACTCCCAAGGATTTAATGAAGTATGATAGTCCCTTGGTGGCCTTTGACGGAAGTATTGTTGTGCCAGCTGGATAG